The Nitrospira sp. KM1 genome includes a window with the following:
- a CDS encoding MEDS domain-containing protein: MGARTTGCPFWMRTQNAWTQFISYEHEINRSIERQRVISLCTYPIDICAAKDMLGAKGNHWNCLDLRQRPVTVLLPTVA, from the coding sequence ATCGGTGCTCGAACAACGGGGTGTCCGTTTTGGATGCGAACGCAAAATGCTTGGACACAATTTATCAGCTATGAGCACGAGATCAATCGCTCAATAGAGCGCCAGCGGGTGATCTCACTCTGTACCTATCCGATCGACATCTGTGCGGCCAAAGATATGCTGGGGGCCAAAGGAAATCACTGGAACTGTTTGGATCTGCGCCAACGACCCGTCACTGTCTTACTCCCCACGGTGGCATAG
- a CDS encoding S1/P1 nuclease yields MKHILISLFFLFVLTTAGHGWNSFGHMTVVAIAYDRLNPKARTAIDELLRENDLYEAWVRGVAADDQPKAAFMRAATWPDLIKNQEMGYQNDGNLPNGPEANRNIGYADKLMHRYWHFIDIPFSPDNMAVPKPDVPNVQTQIATFRTTLKDPKASKDVKSYDLVWLIHLVGDVHQPLHATTRFDQQLPQGDRGGNDVNLCIQPTVCNGRLHAFWDDVLGTSESYEPAMAKANSLSPVEKELGMILDEAVWVEESFQAAKAVAYAFPVGAGAGPYTLDDAYKTAARELAEQRVALAGVRLANVLNDIFE; encoded by the coding sequence ATGAAACACATACTGATCAGTTTGTTCTTTCTTTTTGTACTGACGACCGCTGGGCACGGCTGGAATAGCTTCGGTCATATGACCGTCGTGGCGATTGCGTATGATCGCTTAAATCCAAAAGCTCGAACTGCCATCGATGAGTTACTCCGAGAGAACGATCTCTATGAGGCGTGGGTGAGGGGAGTCGCTGCTGATGACCAACCGAAAGCGGCCTTCATGCGAGCCGCAACGTGGCCGGATCTGATTAAGAATCAGGAAATGGGCTATCAAAATGACGGCAATTTGCCCAATGGACCCGAGGCGAACCGCAACATTGGCTATGCAGATAAGTTGATGCATCGATATTGGCACTTCATCGACATTCCGTTTTCACCGGACAACATGGCGGTGCCAAAGCCTGATGTGCCGAACGTCCAAACACAAATTGCGACCTTTCGGACTACACTCAAAGATCCCAAGGCCTCGAAGGACGTGAAATCCTACGATCTAGTCTGGTTGATCCATCTGGTAGGGGATGTTCACCAACCCTTACATGCCACGACGCGTTTTGATCAGCAATTGCCCCAAGGTGATCGCGGAGGGAACGACGTGAATCTCTGCATACAGCCGACCGTCTGCAATGGAAGGCTCCATGCCTTTTGGGATGATGTGCTCGGCACGAGCGAGAGCTACGAACCCGCGATGGCGAAAGCCAATTCATTATCACCGGTGGAGAAGGAACTCGGAATGATTCTTGATGAGGCCGTATGGGTTGAGGAAAGTTTTCAGGCGGCAAAAGCCGTAGCGTATGCCTTTCCAGTGGGAGCTGGAGCAGGACCGTATACGCTTGACGATGCGTACAAAACGGCCGCGCGCGAGCTTGCCGAACAGCGGGTGGCGCTTGCTGGTGTTCGATTGGCCAATGTACTGAACGACATCTTCGAATGA
- a CDS encoding VOC family protein — protein MRVKRVVANIAVKRIAAAKRFYHGVLGLDLLMDLGWIATYGSETKMSVQVSFLSQGGSGTEIPDISIEVDEVDEAYRRMKKAKFKIEYDITNEPWGVRRFYVRDPFGRLVNILSHL, from the coding sequence ATGAGAGTGAAGCGAGTTGTCGCCAACATAGCGGTCAAAAGGATTGCCGCGGCGAAAAGATTTTATCATGGCGTTCTGGGACTGGATTTGCTGATGGATCTGGGATGGATCGCCACGTATGGCTCGGAAACGAAAATGAGCGTACAAGTCAGCTTCTTATCACAGGGAGGATCCGGCACCGAGATCCCAGACATTTCCATTGAAGTCGATGAGGTGGACGAAGCATACAGACGAATGAAAAAAGCCAAGTTTAAGATCGAGTACGACATCACGAACGAGCCTTGGGGTGTCCGTCGTTTCTACGTGCGGGATCCCTTCGGCCGGCTGGTCAACATTTTATCTCACCTGTAG
- a CDS encoding secretin N-terminal domain-containing protein produces the protein MEIFRIKHLYRGLALRLAFSVLTLATILFPTLNSHAQSNGNSTGRVSLDFNEVELPVFVRFISELTGKNFVLDDNVKKAGGKISVFSPSKVTPEQAYSLFVSALEVSRLAVIPKGPVYQIVPMGELPPERGVFVYKLKHANATDLAAVLTNLVARSQTVAQTAPGVRPPMRPLTEFEAPVQVFADKATNSVIISSTKLAYSRLHSVIRDLDSRRKQVFVEAVILEVQVDRLRQIGSDPLQVIGVGKSGSVQGIAGFNTAPENLATVAQTISGIAAGSATGGATTVLNTVNVRAFLQLLLSLTDTNVLSTPQVLAADNQKAKIVVGENRPFPTGQAQGITGGTLVTIERKDVGVTLELTPQVLEDDLIRLEIKQEITAIAENVAQTIGTGTSSVPVGPTTTKRSMETTTVAKDHQTLVVGGLVRDNVILSERKIPLLGDIPWLGWLFKFQSRATEKLNLLVFLTPTLVRDEIDMVELNARKAAELSTLQRQNRIEEPTGVKQEVFEKLERPNSQPRPLPNQTEPPMPLPSN, from the coding sequence ATGGAAATCTTTCGAATTAAACATCTGTATAGGGGTCTGGCTCTGCGCCTTGCATTCTCGGTGTTGACGCTTGCGACAATCTTGTTTCCTACGCTCAATAGTCATGCGCAGTCCAACGGCAATAGCACTGGTCGCGTCAGTCTGGACTTTAATGAGGTTGAGCTTCCAGTCTTCGTTCGATTTATCAGCGAATTGACCGGGAAGAATTTCGTCCTTGATGACAACGTCAAGAAGGCGGGGGGAAAAATCTCCGTGTTCTCTCCCTCCAAGGTAACTCCTGAACAGGCCTACAGCCTATTTGTCTCGGCTCTGGAAGTCAGCCGGTTGGCAGTCATACCCAAAGGGCCTGTGTACCAGATTGTTCCCATGGGCGAACTCCCGCCCGAACGCGGGGTCTTCGTCTACAAACTGAAACATGCCAATGCGACCGACCTTGCCGCAGTCCTGACGAATCTTGTGGCTCGTTCACAAACCGTGGCACAGACCGCTCCCGGTGTGCGTCCTCCGATGAGACCGTTGACGGAATTCGAGGCTCCTGTTCAGGTTTTTGCCGATAAGGCCACCAACTCGGTTATCATCAGCTCCACAAAATTGGCCTACAGCAGGCTGCATTCCGTGATCCGTGACCTTGATAGCCGGAGAAAGCAAGTCTTCGTCGAAGCGGTGATCCTTGAGGTTCAAGTGGACAGGCTCCGACAGATCGGCAGTGATCCCTTGCAAGTCATCGGGGTCGGAAAAAGCGGTTCCGTTCAGGGGATCGCGGGATTCAACACAGCTCCCGAGAATCTTGCCACGGTCGCGCAGACGATCAGCGGCATCGCCGCCGGTTCTGCCACTGGGGGAGCCACCACCGTATTGAACACTGTGAATGTCCGTGCATTCTTGCAGTTGCTGCTAAGTCTGACTGACACGAACGTCCTCTCAACACCTCAGGTACTTGCAGCAGACAATCAAAAGGCTAAGATCGTGGTCGGAGAGAATCGTCCGTTTCCGACCGGTCAAGCTCAGGGTATTACGGGCGGTACCCTGGTGACCATTGAACGGAAAGACGTGGGAGTCACTCTGGAGTTGACCCCGCAGGTGTTGGAAGATGACCTGATCCGTCTGGAGATCAAACAGGAGATTACGGCCATTGCCGAAAATGTGGCACAGACGATTGGCACCGGTACGTCATCAGTTCCCGTAGGCCCCACAACCACCAAGCGTTCAATGGAAACGACGACCGTTGCGAAGGATCATCAAACGCTCGTCGTGGGGGGATTGGTCCGCGACAATGTCATCCTCAGCGAACGGAAGATTCCCCTGTTGGGTGATATCCCCTGGCTTGGATGGCTCTTTAAATTTCAAAGCCGAGCCACAGAAAAGCTGAATCTGCTGGTATTCCTAACCCCGACGCTTGTGCGGGACGAGATCGATATGGTCGAACTCAATGCTCGCAAAGCAGCTGAACTGAGCACCTTGCAGAGACAGAACCGGATAGAGGAGCCAACCGGGGTCAAGCAGGAGGTTTTTGAAAAGCTCGAGCGCCCCAATTCCCAGCCGCGTCCGCTTCCCAATCAAACCGAGCCTCCCATGCCTCTGCCATCCAACTAA
- a CDS encoding PEGA domain-containing protein produces MLSIRTRVMSLVVLASYLLGGCSLFANRTEMIQVSSEPSDAQVLSNGKPVGQTPVSFEADRGEALLIEVKKQGYETQTRVGSKKLSQVGLLDVIGGVFFLVPLLGLLSSGAWAHDPQQYGLTLEPVK; encoded by the coding sequence ATGCTCTCGATCCGCACTCGGGTAATGAGTCTCGTCGTCTTGGCCTCGTATCTCCTCGGAGGCTGTTCATTATTTGCAAATAGGACGGAGATGATTCAGGTCAGTTCGGAGCCGTCTGACGCACAGGTCCTCTCGAATGGGAAGCCGGTAGGACAGACGCCGGTCTCGTTTGAGGCTGATCGCGGAGAGGCTCTTCTGATTGAAGTGAAGAAACAGGGCTATGAAACACAGACCCGTGTCGGCTCGAAGAAGCTCAGCCAGGTCGGTCTGCTGGATGTGATTGGAGGGGTATTCTTTCTCGTCCCCTTGTTAGGACTCTTGTCCTCTGGAGCATGGGCGCATGACCCGCAGCAGTACGGCCTCACGCTCGAGCCCGTTAAATAG
- a CDS encoding AAA family ATPase, whose protein sequence is MIPLRSVTKLQPHEPSDLYPFNVPAINALVRLQFDSPVTFFVGENGSGKSTLLEGIAAAANAIVVGAEDIVRDGTLEHARQLANRLRISWSKKTRRGFFMRAEDFFNYTKRVNRMNQELRDLESDFETNLKGYGLLLAKSSAKGQRAALTKRYGDNADGLSHGESFLNLLQTRLVPSGLYLLDEPEGPLSPLRQLSLIALIRTMLQQDTQFIIATHSPILLAFPGATIFSFDAIPPQVTDYHNLEHVTLTKAFLNNPQAFLKHI, encoded by the coding sequence ATGATTCCATTGCGGTCAGTCACGAAACTTCAGCCACACGAGCCGTCAGATCTCTATCCCTTCAATGTGCCGGCTATCAACGCTCTGGTGCGGTTGCAATTCGACTCACCCGTCACTTTCTTTGTGGGGGAAAACGGATCTGGAAAGTCGACCCTGCTCGAAGGGATCGCGGCTGCGGCGAATGCCATCGTCGTTGGCGCGGAGGATATCGTTCGAGATGGAACATTGGAACACGCCAGACAATTGGCCAACCGTCTTCGGATTTCATGGTCGAAAAAAACGCGCCGTGGCTTTTTCATGAGAGCCGAGGATTTTTTTAACTACACGAAGCGCGTCAATCGAATGAATCAAGAGCTGCGCGATCTGGAATCGGACTTTGAAACGAATCTCAAGGGATACGGGTTGCTGTTGGCAAAGTCCTCGGCTAAGGGGCAACGTGCTGCGCTCACCAAGCGATATGGGGACAATGCCGATGGACTGTCTCATGGGGAGAGTTTTCTAAACCTGCTGCAAACCCGGCTGGTCCCTTCCGGGCTGTATCTTCTGGATGAGCCCGAGGGTCCCCTGTCTCCGCTGCGTCAACTTTCTCTCATCGCGTTGATCAGAACGATGCTGCAGCAAGATACGCAATTTATCATTGCCACCCACTCGCCGATCCTTTTGGCTTTTCCGGGAGCAACGATCTTCAGTTTTGATGCGATCCCTCCTCAAGTCACCGACTATCATAATTTAGAGCATGTGACGTTGACGAAGGCCTTCCTCAACAATCCGCAAGCCTTCTTGAAGCACATTTGA
- a CDS encoding GGDEF domain-containing protein, whose product MKVQIDHKTDTWEELLNFLVKRPGSPRVYLMLLQLVLVMVYAFYLAEFSYGPADPGVIVKSMIMSAALLTVLTAPSVMLSTPQFISALTLLNAGVLMSSIPRDRWTDPGMVCGTMLLLSMISYARSTVHFVAVGGILLVSYSVLLIDRMHPEAILLVPALLCMTLVLLNRTGRFHEQTEHPVRPSSRSEAAHDSLTGLPNRAQFLEQVERIIQYRYVNKNFHFAILFIDLDGFKPINDTFGHKAGDIVLRQIAKVLQGCVRKGDLVGRYGGDEFTILLNNIKESSDTVRIAEILLSRIQTPIAVGETVRVGASIGIALSTNLHECAEDLIRDADAAMYRAKARGKNCFVISDQSDLSKAEVKERWKRITQFNWLLRNR is encoded by the coding sequence GTGAAGGTTCAAATAGATCATAAGACGGACACGTGGGAGGAGCTTTTAAATTTCCTGGTCAAAAGGCCAGGAAGTCCGCGCGTCTATTTGATGCTCCTACAACTGGTGTTGGTCATGGTGTATGCCTTCTATCTCGCGGAATTCTCCTACGGTCCGGCAGATCCAGGAGTCATCGTCAAATCAATGATTATGAGTGCCGCGCTTCTCACCGTCCTGACAGCACCCTCGGTCATGCTCAGTACGCCACAGTTCATCAGTGCTCTGACACTGCTCAATGCTGGAGTACTCATGAGTTCCATTCCGCGGGATCGCTGGACGGATCCCGGGATGGTCTGTGGCACGATGCTGTTGCTTTCGATGATTTCATATGCCAGGTCGACCGTCCATTTTGTGGCTGTCGGTGGAATTCTTCTGGTGAGCTATAGCGTTCTTCTCATAGATCGCATGCATCCGGAGGCTATCTTGCTTGTGCCGGCCCTGCTGTGCATGACATTGGTACTTCTCAACAGAACGGGACGATTCCACGAACAAACCGAACACCCGGTCCGTCCCTCATCCCGTTCGGAGGCCGCACATGACTCGCTGACAGGTCTTCCAAATCGCGCACAGTTCCTCGAGCAGGTCGAGCGGATCATTCAGTATCGCTACGTCAACAAGAATTTCCACTTCGCAATCTTGTTCATCGATCTCGACGGCTTCAAGCCGATCAATGACACATTCGGTCACAAAGCGGGTGACATCGTGTTGCGACAGATCGCAAAAGTTCTGCAAGGATGTGTGCGAAAAGGCGATCTCGTTGGGCGCTACGGGGGAGATGAATTTACCATACTGTTGAACAACATCAAAGAGTCATCCGACACTGTGCGAATCGCCGAGATTCTGCTCTCTAGAATTCAAACTCCCATTGCCGTCGGCGAGACTGTAAGAGTCGGCGCCAGTATCGGTATTGCATTGAGCACCAACCTTCATGAGTGTGCCGAGGATCTCATCCGAGACGCCGACGCGGCCATGTATCGTGCCAAAGCTCGAGGTAAAAATTGTTTTGTGATCAGTGATCAATCGGATCTGTCCAAAGCCGAGGTTAAAGAGCGCTGGAAGCGGATCACCCAATTCAACTGGCTCTTGCGAAACCGGTAA
- a CDS encoding type 1 glutamine amidotransferase domain-containing protein, giving the protein MAATGKILIIVTNTDQYKKVGLRTGLWLGELVHFWDIAEKAGYQMDIVSPEGGKVPIDPESLIVSEVANTVGIGSDVSKRYEDREFMDLLDRTRNVSDANVRDYDAMYLTGGHGVMFDYPTSVSLAELTGLFYDANKIVSAVCHGPAGLLEVRLKKGGYLIANREVTGFSWKEEQLARRDHAVPFNLEEELQRRGAQFSKAWMPFTPHVVVSGRLITGQNPASAADVARAVVEALQTLNPISVRVEPIPDMPIPTVPHPSVT; this is encoded by the coding sequence TTGGCCGCGACTGGGAAAATTCTCATCATTGTCACCAATACCGATCAATACAAAAAAGTAGGATTACGGACCGGTCTGTGGCTCGGCGAGTTGGTTCATTTCTGGGATATTGCGGAAAAGGCAGGATATCAAATGGACATTGTCAGCCCAGAGGGAGGCAAGGTACCCATCGACCCTGAAAGCTTGATTGTCTCCGAAGTTGCCAACACAGTTGGTATTGGCAGCGATGTCTCTAAGCGATACGAAGATCGTGAGTTCATGGACCTTCTCGATAGAACCAGAAACGTTTCCGACGCGAACGTCCGCGACTATGACGCCATGTATCTGACTGGTGGTCATGGCGTCATGTTTGATTATCCTACAAGCGTGTCGCTCGCAGAATTGACGGGATTGTTTTACGATGCCAACAAGATTGTATCGGCTGTATGCCATGGACCGGCGGGCCTGCTCGAGGTCAGACTCAAAAAGGGAGGTTACTTGATAGCGAATAGGGAGGTGACAGGATTTTCCTGGAAAGAGGAGCAATTGGCCAGACGCGACCATGCGGTTCCCTTCAATCTCGAGGAGGAATTGCAAAGGCGCGGAGCACAATTCAGCAAGGCCTGGATGCCCTTCACTCCCCATGTCGTCGTCAGTGGTCGCCTGATTACAGGTCAAAACCCCGCCAGTGCTGCTGATGTGGCGCGAGCGGTTGTCGAGGCTCTTCAAACTCTCAACCCAATCTCAGTCAGAGTCGAACCGATCCCAGATATGCCTATTCCGACCGTCCCGCATCCCTCAGTGACGTAA
- a CDS encoding bifunctional diguanylate cyclase/phosphodiesterase, with amino-acid sequence MSKRLNIILLEDSAADAELMLEALREAGFDPCCRRVDTRAEYVRELARAPEIILSDFSMPQFSGREALQVLQEQGLDIPFIIVSGCIGEEMAVECMKLGATDYLLKDRLGRLGYSVSQALERRRLAEEKRQTEQRLFLETFNDSLTGLPNRSLFLDRLDRVFRQTQRHLVHPFAVLYLGLDGIRVVQDSLGPSVADQLLIEVSQRLLRRVRTADTVARIEGSDFAFLLDNLKVGNNATRVAERLHQSLQTPMRVLDKDIFLTGHIGIALFQEGYASGEQVLRDAATAMHRAKACGSEKFVIFDKVMHEQAMERLRLEADLRQAIVREEFRLHYQPIVSLRSGVITGFESLIRWQHPVHGLWAPDRFLDMAAELGLVTQLGSWGIREAARQLAVWQRTFPDLRPLTISVNVTAQQFSQPDFLPLLHEVLSHSQIEVSSLKIEITESDMMQNSQLVAETLKQMESRNIESCLDDFGTGYSSLSHLQQLPIQFLKIDQSFVRRLGSDDDALAIVKAIVVLAHQLGRQVIAEGIETERQLTTLRSLGCEFGQGYWFAKPLSPEDAQTILSSNRQW; translated from the coding sequence ATGTCCAAGCGACTCAACATCATCCTTCTGGAAGATTCAGCTGCCGATGCTGAGCTGATGCTGGAAGCGCTCCGCGAAGCCGGGTTCGATCCTTGTTGCCGCCGTGTTGATACCAGGGCGGAGTATGTGCGTGAACTGGCACGGGCTCCTGAGATTATCCTCTCGGATTTTTCCATGCCGCAGTTCAGCGGCCGGGAAGCATTGCAAGTGCTGCAGGAGCAGGGATTGGACATCCCGTTTATTATCGTCTCCGGGTGTATCGGTGAAGAAATGGCCGTCGAATGCATGAAGTTGGGGGCCACGGATTATCTTCTCAAAGACCGGCTGGGACGGTTGGGCTATTCGGTGTCTCAAGCGCTGGAGCGGAGGCGTCTTGCTGAAGAGAAACGACAGACTGAACAACGGCTGTTCCTCGAGACATTCAACGATTCCCTGACGGGACTTCCGAATCGTTCGCTCTTTCTCGATCGTCTGGATCGGGTGTTTCGCCAGACTCAGCGCCATCTTGTGCATCCGTTCGCTGTCTTGTATCTCGGTCTGGATGGTATCCGGGTCGTTCAGGACAGCCTTGGGCCGTCTGTGGCCGATCAACTCCTTATCGAAGTGAGCCAGCGGCTGCTTCGACGAGTCAGGACAGCCGATACCGTCGCCCGAATCGAGGGCAGTGATTTTGCGTTTCTCCTGGACAATCTCAAGGTTGGAAACAATGCGACACGAGTAGCGGAGCGGCTTCACCAATCATTGCAAACGCCGATGCGCGTTCTCGACAAGGACATCTTCCTGACAGGCCATATCGGGATAGCCCTGTTTCAAGAGGGCTATGCCAGTGGTGAACAGGTCCTGCGTGACGCCGCCACGGCCATGCATCGGGCGAAAGCGTGCGGGTCGGAAAAGTTCGTGATTTTCGATAAGGTCATGCATGAACAGGCGATGGAGCGCTTACGCCTCGAGGCCGATCTTCGCCAGGCGATTGTCCGAGAAGAATTCCGATTGCACTACCAACCGATCGTCTCGCTCCGTTCCGGTGTCATCACCGGCTTTGAGTCGCTGATTCGCTGGCAGCACCCGGTGCACGGGTTGTGGGCACCCGATCGGTTTCTGGACATGGCGGCAGAGCTGGGTTTGGTGACCCAGCTTGGTTCATGGGGGATTCGAGAGGCGGCGCGCCAACTCGCCGTCTGGCAGAGAACCTTCCCCGACCTTCGTCCGCTGACCATCAGTGTCAATGTGACGGCCCAGCAATTTTCCCAGCCGGATTTTCTTCCGCTGCTTCATGAAGTGCTCAGTCATTCACAGATCGAGGTTTCCAGTCTGAAGATCGAGATCACTGAATCAGACATGATGCAGAATTCCCAGCTGGTTGCTGAGACCCTGAAACAAATGGAAAGTAGGAACATCGAGTCTTGTCTCGATGATTTCGGTACCGGATATTCATCATTGAGCCATCTTCAGCAATTGCCCATTCAATTTCTCAAGATCGATCAGTCGTTTGTGCGCCGACTGGGATCGGATGACGATGCCCTTGCAATCGTCAAGGCTATAGTGGTTCTGGCCCATCAGTTGGGACGCCAGGTCATTGCGGAAGGGATCGAGACTGAGAGGCAATTGACGACCTTGCGTTCTCTGGGATGCGAATTCGGTCAGGGATATTGGTTTGCAAAGCCGCTTTCTCCAGAGGACGCTCAGACCATTCTCAGTTCCAACCGTCAATGGTGA
- a CDS encoding thermonuclease family protein: MMHVLFVLGVLQTAAVHADFSGEVVGVLEGDLIEVRHRQQAERIRLNGIDCPEKGQPFGTGAKQAVIALVFGKKVTLKIHGLDKYGRTIADVILPEGTNVSRQLVKDGWCWWYRKYAPHDSILETLEREAKNAKMGLWADAAPIPPWDFRRNRRGQAPEWIEMDSAPVEVMP; encoded by the coding sequence ATGATGCACGTCCTATTTGTTCTTGGTGTGCTCCAAACCGCCGCAGTGCATGCTGATTTCTCCGGAGAAGTCGTTGGAGTGCTGGAGGGAGACTTGATAGAGGTTCGTCATCGTCAACAAGCAGAACGCATTAGACTGAACGGTATCGACTGTCCTGAAAAGGGACAGCCTTTTGGCACCGGTGCGAAGCAGGCCGTAATTGCCCTTGTGTTTGGCAAGAAGGTCACGCTCAAGATTCACGGCCTCGATAAGTATGGACGAACCATTGCCGATGTGATTCTCCCAGAAGGCACAAATGTGAGTCGGCAACTTGTCAAAGATGGTTGGTGCTGGTGGTACAGAAAATACGCGCCTCACGATTCGATACTCGAAACGCTGGAGCGAGAGGCGAAAAATGCAAAGATGGGTCTATGGGCAGATGCTGCACCGATCCCACCATGGGACTTCAGGAGGAATCGGAGAGGCCAAGCACCGGAATGGATTGAAATGGATTCCGCGCCCGTCGAGGTTATGCCTTAG